The following are from one region of the Staphylococcus schleiferi genome:
- a CDS encoding IreB family regulatory phosphoprotein, whose product MANFDKTMKFNYEDIPKENVETVLNNVYHTLEERGYNAVNQIVGYLLSGDPAYIPRHNEARNQIRHIDRDDIMEELVSYYLQNHNKKDHA is encoded by the coding sequence ATGGCAAATTTTGATAAAACAATGAAATTCAACTATGAAGATATTCCAAAAGAAAACGTCGAAACGGTTTTAAACAATGTCTATCATACTCTAGAAGAACGTGGTTACAACGCTGTCAATCAAATCGTAGGATACTTATTATCAGGGGATCCTGCTTATATACCACGTCATAATGAAGCGAGAAATCAAATTAGACACATCGATCGCGATGATATTATGGAAGAGCTCGTCTCTTATTATTTACAAAACCATAATAAGAAAGACCATGCTTAA
- the ruvX gene encoding Holliday junction resolvase RuvX, protein MLKHKIIGLDVGSRTVGIAISDLMGWTAQGLDTLQINEEENQLGIETLIDIVKKENVGTVVIGLPKNMNNTIGFRGEASLKYKEALAEQMPELEIVMWDERLSTMAAERSLLEADVSRQKRKKVIDKMAAVFILQGYLDRIN, encoded by the coding sequence ATGCTTAAACATAAAATTATTGGGTTAGATGTAGGCAGTCGTACTGTCGGCATCGCAATTAGTGATCTAATGGGATGGACAGCACAAGGTTTAGATACACTCCAAATTAACGAAGAAGAAAATCAGCTCGGGATTGAAACCTTAATTGACATTGTTAAAAAAGAAAATGTGGGTACTGTAGTCATTGGGTTACCAAAAAATATGAACAATACAATCGGATTTCGAGGAGAAGCATCATTAAAATATAAAGAAGCTTTAGCTGAACAAATGCCAGAGTTAGAAATTGTGATGTGGGATGAGCGATTAAGCACGATGGCAGCTGAACGCTCACTCCTTGAAGCTGATGTATCAAGACAAAAACGCAAAAAAGTAATTGATAAAATGGCGGCTGTATTCATTTTACAAGGCTATTTAGATAGAATTAATTAA
- a CDS encoding DUF1292 domain-containing protein — protein MTNENHNQEIEIKNDETLLTLYDEEGNEVLYRKMLEFYHPGFEKEYVILAEEGAQADDDDLIELVPMINEPDESGEGGRFLPVETDEEWDMIEEIVNTNMEDPEV, from the coding sequence ATGACAAACGAAAACCATAATCAAGAAATAGAAATTAAAAATGATGAAACGTTATTAACACTCTATGATGAAGAAGGTAATGAAGTTCTTTATCGTAAAATGTTAGAATTTTACCACCCTGGATTTGAGAAAGAATACGTGATTCTAGCTGAAGAAGGCGCACAAGCGGATGACGATGACTTAATCGAGCTTGTACCGATGATTAATGAGCCTGATGAGTCTGGTGAAGGTGGGCGTTTCTTACCTGTAGAAACAGATGAAGAATGGGACATGATTGAAGAAATTGTCAACACAAATATGGAAGATCCTGAAGTTTAG
- a CDS encoding O-methyltransferase has product MEDNNQNYLLSLQNYDSPIDALRSIAEKNNVPIIDQLSLDLIKQLIRIHNSKHILEIGSAIGYSAMQFASVNSDIQITTIERNEAMIQEAKANIENLGYQSQIRLIEADATGALELVNDQSYDMIFIDAAKAQSQRFFEIYSPLLREKGVIITDNVLYHGFVANIDVVKSRNVKQMVKKVQKYNAWLSQREDYSTNFVHMDDGLAISIKESKND; this is encoded by the coding sequence ATGGAAGATAACAACCAAAACTATCTTTTAAGTTTGCAAAATTACGACAGTCCAATAGACGCATTACGTAGCATTGCTGAAAAGAACAATGTACCGATTATCGATCAATTATCATTAGATTTGATTAAGCAATTGATTCGAATTCATAATTCTAAACATATATTAGAAATAGGGAGTGCTATTGGCTATAGTGCTATGCAATTTGCTTCTGTTAATTCTGATATTCAAATTACAACAATTGAGCGTAATGAAGCCATGATACAAGAAGCAAAAGCAAACATTGAAAATTTAGGATACCAGTCTCAAATTCGATTGATTGAAGCAGATGCCACAGGCGCATTGGAACTTGTAAATGATCAAAGTTATGACATGATTTTTATAGATGCAGCGAAAGCGCAATCCCAACGATTTTTTGAGATTTATAGTCCACTGCTTCGTGAAAAAGGTGTTATTATAACAGATAATGTTTTATATCATGGTTTTGTTGCCAATATTGATGTAGTAAAGAGTCGAAATGTTAAACAAATGGTTAAAAAAGTACAAAAATATAATGCATGGTTGAGTCAAAGAGAAGACTACTCAACCAATTTTGTTCACATGGATGATGGTTTAGCCATTTCAATAAAGGAGAGTAAAAATGACTGA
- a CDS encoding peptidase U32 family protein: MTELLVTPKSIEHIKTLIDKGADSFVIGEEKFGLRLAGEFNRDAMREAVNIIHAAGKKAYAAVNGIFHNYHIPALEDYIEFLHEIRVDRIIFGDPAVVMIVKQQAEPIPLNWNAETLVTNHFQCNYWGKRGAKRAVLARELSLEEIINIKENSDVEIEVQVHGMTCMFQSKRMLLGNYYTFQERQMKIERQNIADDVQLLLYDEERENKYPVFEDYNGTHIMSPNDICLIEELEPLFEAGIDSFKIDGVLHDEAYINTVTQQYREAIDLYNEDPEAYDDEKFMLVEPIEEIQPEHRPFDEGFYYKQTVY; encoded by the coding sequence ATGACTGAATTATTAGTGACGCCGAAATCAATCGAACATATAAAGACACTTATTGATAAAGGGGCAGACTCCTTCGTAATCGGAGAAGAAAAATTTGGTTTGCGTCTGGCTGGTGAATTTAATCGTGATGCGATGCGTGAAGCCGTCAATATCATTCATGCGGCAGGGAAAAAAGCATATGCAGCTGTAAATGGCATTTTCCATAATTATCATATTCCTGCACTTGAAGATTATATTGAATTTTTGCATGAAATTAGAGTGGATCGCATTATTTTCGGTGATCCTGCTGTCGTGATGATTGTTAAACAGCAAGCCGAACCAATCCCTTTGAACTGGAATGCAGAAACATTGGTCACGAACCATTTTCAATGTAACTATTGGGGGAAAAGAGGCGCTAAAAGAGCCGTATTAGCTAGAGAATTGAGTCTTGAAGAAATCATCAATATTAAGGAAAATAGTGATGTTGAAATAGAAGTGCAAGTTCATGGAATGACATGTATGTTCCAATCTAAGCGTATGCTTTTAGGCAATTATTACACATTCCAAGAGAGACAAATGAAAATAGAGCGCCAAAATATCGCAGATGATGTGCAACTTTTACTTTACGATGAAGAACGTGAGAATAAGTATCCTGTTTTTGAAGATTACAATGGCACACATATAATGTCACCGAACGATATTTGCTTAATCGAAGAATTAGAGCCACTATTTGAAGCAGGTATTGATAGTTTTAAAATTGATGGTGTGTTACATGATGAAGCCTATATCAATACTGTGACACAACAATATCGAGAAGCTATTGATTTATACAACGAAGATCCAGAAGCGTATGATGATGAAAAATTTATGCTTGTAGAGCCAATTGAGGAAATTCAGCCTGAGCACCGACCATTTGATGAAGGTTTTTATTACAAGCAAACAGTCTACTAA
- a CDS encoding peptidase U32 family protein — protein sequence MKVLEEVKSGSKPKLKKPELLAPAGNLEKLKIAIHYGADAVFIGGQEYGLRSNADNFTIDEIREGVEFANQYGAKVYITTNIIAHDENIEGLEEYLQQLESTGATGIIVADPLIIETCKSVAPKLEIHLSTQQSLSNYKAVEYWKEEGLDRVVLARETGAMEMKEIKDKVDIEIEAFIHGAMCIAYSGRCTLSNHMTARDSNRGGCCQSCRWDYDLLTVDQNGELDVYYDEKGQATPFAMSPRDLKLIESIPNMMDLGIDSLKIEGRMKSIHYIATVVSVYRKVIDAYAEDPENFKIKPEWLFELDKCANRDTAPAFFKGTPGYEEQMFGNESSKKAPFDFVGLVLDYDEKSQIATIQQRNHFKPGQEIEFFGPEIQTFSQIIDKIYDEEGNELDAARHPLQIIQIKVDQPIYPNNMMRKEV from the coding sequence ATGAAGGTACTTGAAGAAGTTAAATCAGGTTCAAAACCTAAATTAAAAAAACCTGAATTACTTGCTCCAGCTGGTAATCTAGAAAAATTAAAAATTGCAATTCACTATGGTGCAGATGCTGTTTTTATAGGTGGCCAAGAATATGGTTTGCGTTCAAATGCTGATAATTTTACAATTGATGAAATTCGTGAAGGTGTTGAATTTGCAAATCAATACGGGGCAAAAGTTTATATTACAACTAATATTATTGCTCATGACGAAAATATAGAAGGTCTTGAAGAATATTTACAACAACTTGAATCAACAGGTGCTACAGGAATCATTGTAGCAGATCCACTCATTATAGAAACTTGTAAAAGTGTGGCACCAAAACTAGAAATCCATCTTTCAACACAACAATCATTAAGTAATTATAAAGCGGTTGAATACTGGAAAGAAGAGGGATTAGACCGTGTCGTATTAGCCCGTGAAACAGGCGCAATGGAAATGAAAGAGATTAAGGATAAAGTCGATATTGAAATCGAGGCCTTTATTCATGGCGCTATGTGTATCGCTTATTCAGGTCGTTGTACATTAAGTAATCACATGACTGCACGTGATTCCAATCGCGGTGGATGTTGTCAAAGTTGTCGCTGGGATTATGATTTGTTGACTGTCGATCAAAACGGTGAATTAGATGTCTATTATGATGAAAAAGGACAAGCAACACCTTTTGCGATGAGTCCAAGAGATTTAAAACTGATTGAATCGATTCCAAACATGATGGATTTAGGTATTGATTCATTAAAAATTGAAGGTAGAATGAAATCGATTCATTATATAGCGACTGTTGTTTCTGTATATAGAAAAGTTATTGATGCTTATGCAGAAGATCCAGAGAATTTCAAAATAAAACCAGAATGGCTTTTTGAATTAGATAAGTGTGCAAACCGCGATACTGCACCTGCATTCTTTAAAGGAACGCCGGGTTATGAAGAGCAAATGTTCGGCAATGAATCTTCTAAAAAAGCACCCTTTGATTTCGTCGGGTTAGTTCTTGATTATGATGAAAAAAGTCAAATCGCTACGATCCAACAAAGAAATCACTTTAAGCCAGGTCAAGAAATTGAATTTTTTGGTCCAGAAATTCAAACTTTTTCACAAATTATAGATAAAATCTATGATGAAGAAGGTAATGAACTTGATGCTGCGCGTCATCCATTACAAATTATACAAATCAAAGTAGACCAGCCAATTTATCCTAACAACATGATGAGAAAGGAAGTTTAA
- the udk gene encoding uridine kinase gives MATTIIGIAGGSGSGKTSVTNEIMNNLEGHSVALMEQDYYYKDQSHLTFEQRLQTNYDHPFAFDNDLLIQNLKALQSGQSVEVPTYDYTKHTRSDKTIAFQPKDVIIVEGIFALENKELRDMMDVKIFVDTDADLRILRRLIRDTEERGRTMNSVIEQYLNVVRPMHNQFIEPTKKFADIIIPEGGSNKVAIDIMTTKIQALVRKQD, from the coding sequence ATGGCAACAACGATAATCGGTATTGCTGGAGGATCAGGTTCAGGAAAAACTTCTGTGACAAACGAAATAATGAACAATTTAGAGGGCCACAGTGTTGCGCTGATGGAACAAGATTACTATTATAAAGATCAGTCACATCTCACTTTTGAACAGCGATTACAAACAAATTATGATCATCCATTTGCATTTGATAATGATTTATTAATTCAAAATTTAAAAGCGTTGCAGTCGGGACAAAGTGTCGAAGTACCGACTTATGACTATACGAAACATACACGTAGTGATAAAACAATTGCATTTCAACCTAAAGATGTTATTATCGTAGAAGGTATATTTGCGCTTGAAAACAAAGAACTACGTGATATGATGGATGTGAAAATTTTTGTCGACACAGATGCGGATTTGAGAATTTTACGCCGCTTAATTAGAGATACTGAAGAGCGAGGACGTACGATGAATTCTGTAATCGAGCAATATCTCAATGTCGTGAGACCAATGCATAATCAGTTTATTGAGCCGACGAAAAAGTTTGCTGATATCATTATACCTGAAGGTGGTTCTAATAAAGTTGCGATTGATATCATGACAACGAAAATTCAAGCGCTCGTTCGTAAACAAGATTAA
- the greA gene encoding transcription elongation factor GreA: MENQKQYPMTQEGFEKLEQELEELKTVKRPEVVEKIKVARSFGDLSENSEYDAAKDEQGFIEQDIQRIETMLRHALIIEDTGDNHAVQIGKTVTFVELPGDEEESYQIVGSAESDAFNGKISNESPMAQALIGKQLNEEVRVPLPNGGEMNVKIIDIK; encoded by the coding sequence ATGGAAAACCAAAAACAATATCCAATGACGCAAGAAGGATTTGAAAAGTTAGAACAAGAACTCGAAGAATTAAAAACAGTAAAACGTCCTGAAGTCGTTGAAAAAATCAAAGTTGCGCGTAGTTTTGGTGATTTATCTGAGAACTCTGAGTACGATGCAGCTAAAGACGAACAAGGTTTTATCGAACAAGATATTCAACGTATTGAGACAATGCTTCGTCATGCTTTGATTATTGAAGATACAGGCGATAATCATGCTGTACAAATTGGTAAAACTGTAACTTTTGTTGAACTTCCTGGGGATGAAGAAGAAAGTTACCAAATTGTAGGATCGGCGGAATCAGATGCATTTAATGGTAAAATTTCTAATGAATCTCCAATGGCTCAAGCTTTAATTGGTAAGCAATTAAATGAAGAAGTGCGCGTTCCTCTTCCAAATGGTGGAGAAATGAACGTTAAAATTATAGATATTAAATAA
- the pxpB gene encoding 5-oxoprolinase subunit PxpB has protein sequence MNFRQISEQSFMIYFKSEISEDVFENVNFVVDYLRSKHHPYIQEVVPSYRAILVYFDGIRVNFETLVEELELNQLKYNHEHNTQGQRRIINLPVLYGGKWGPDLDVVAAHNQLSIEQVIQYHTEAFYLVYMIGFMPGFPFLGGLNEKLHTPRKEEPRIKIKAGSVGIANNQTGLYPSDSPGGWQIIGRTPIDVFNPHRNPKILYKPGDKIKFYSINEEEFLHVQKYIQKNQLDYDEWVMIEDVD, from the coding sequence TTGAATTTTCGTCAAATCAGTGAGCAATCGTTCATGATTTATTTTAAATCCGAAATAAGTGAAGATGTCTTTGAAAATGTTAATTTTGTTGTAGATTATCTTCGTTCAAAACACCATCCATATATACAAGAAGTTGTACCGTCTTATCGAGCAATTTTAGTTTATTTTGATGGCATACGTGTTAATTTTGAAACATTAGTTGAAGAACTTGAACTCAATCAACTGAAATATAATCATGAACATAACACACAAGGACAGCGAAGAATTATTAATTTGCCTGTGCTATATGGAGGGAAATGGGGACCTGACCTTGACGTCGTTGCCGCCCATAACCAATTATCAATCGAACAAGTGATTCAATATCATACTGAAGCATTTTATCTCGTTTATATGATCGGCTTTATGCCAGGCTTTCCGTTTTTAGGAGGCTTGAACGAGAAGCTCCATACACCAAGAAAAGAAGAGCCAAGAATTAAAATAAAAGCGGGATCAGTGGGTATTGCAAATAATCAAACAGGTCTATATCCATCAGATTCTCCTGGTGGATGGCAGATTATAGGTAGAACACCTATTGATGTTTTTAATCCTCATAGAAATCCTAAAATACTGTATAAACCGGGAGATAAGATAAAATTTTATTCCATTAATGAGGAAGAATTCTTGCATGTACAAAAATATATACAAAAAAATCAGCTAGATTATGATGAATGGGTGATGATTGAAGATGTCGATTAA
- a CDS encoding biotin-dependent carboxyltransferase family protein, with product MSIKILKPGLFTTVQDMGRYHHQFEGYSPAGVLDRPSYEILNTLLETENQPALEVTMIGPKIKFLRRNLMALTGAQFSATLNNEPIPHQTVIKVEKGDILDVGKVEKGMRGYIGFAEILDIPKVEGSYSTHTRTRIGGYKGRQLKENDILKTKPGFIDLSLIGRSSDYSSFNRAKHLPIGIMDGPQLESFTRRTIKEIEQFEFKISESSDRMGYRLKGQSIQPFQSADIISEPVALGSVQVPKDGNPIILLNDRQTVGGYTKIGTVIDCDIVDIAQKQPGETIKFEWITFNEANEILARKRRKLDDAKAKIRKQPQRFLKNIRPTQQKIKTVLKGDQLPWT from the coding sequence ATGTCGATTAAAATATTAAAGCCCGGATTATTTACCACAGTTCAAGATATGGGACGTTATCATCATCAGTTTGAAGGGTATTCACCTGCTGGTGTACTAGATCGGCCGAGTTATGAAATATTAAATACTTTATTAGAAACGGAAAACCAACCCGCACTTGAAGTGACTATGATTGGACCTAAAATCAAGTTCTTAAGAAGAAATTTAATGGCATTAACAGGGGCACAATTTTCAGCTACTCTAAATAACGAGCCTATCCCTCACCAAACAGTGATTAAGGTAGAAAAGGGCGACATACTTGATGTAGGAAAAGTAGAAAAAGGAATGCGAGGCTATATTGGGTTTGCTGAAATATTAGATATCCCAAAAGTAGAAGGAAGCTATTCTACACATACGCGGACACGAATTGGTGGCTATAAAGGGCGTCAATTAAAAGAAAATGATATTTTAAAAACAAAGCCAGGCTTTATAGATCTCAGTTTAATCGGGCGTTCTAGTGACTATTCTAGTTTTAATAGAGCAAAACACTTACCGATTGGCATCATGGATGGACCACAACTTGAATCTTTTACAAGACGAACTATTAAGGAAATCGAGCAGTTTGAATTCAAAATTTCAGAAAGTTCAGACCGGATGGGCTATCGTTTAAAAGGGCAATCGATACAACCTTTCCAAAGTGCCGATATTATTTCTGAACCTGTTGCATTAGGTAGTGTTCAAGTGCCTAAAGATGGCAATCCAATTATTTTATTAAATGACAGACAGACGGTTGGCGGGTACACAAAAATTGGTACTGTCATTGATTGTGACATCGTTGATATTGCACAAAAACAGCCTGGAGAAACAATAAAATTTGAATGGATTACATTTAACGAAGCGAACGAAATCTTAGCGAGAAAGCGACGTAAGCTTGATGACGCAAAAGCTAAAATTCGTAAACAACCGCAGCGTTTCTTGAAAAACATTCGACCTACGCAGCAAAAAATTAAAACCGTTCTTAAAGGAGATCAATTACCATGGACTTAA
- a CDS encoding acetyl-CoA carboxylase biotin carboxyl carrier protein produces MDLKQIEQTLNLLNHYGAKHFKYKDDDIELELDLFTNTNGQSSEQFDASPSPVPQNTNENAQKQEENESKAIRSQMIGTFYLQDEKELTKPVIKVGDKVNKGDIIGYIEAMKVMNEVTADESGEIQEILIGHGENVEFNQVIVTLK; encoded by the coding sequence ATGGACTTAAAACAAATCGAACAAACATTAAATCTGTTAAATCATTACGGTGCAAAACACTTTAAATATAAAGATGATGACATTGAACTTGAATTGGACTTGTTTACAAATACAAACGGTCAATCATCTGAGCAATTTGATGCTTCTCCATCACCAGTACCTCAAAACACAAATGAGAATGCGCAAAAGCAAGAAGAAAATGAATCAAAAGCGATTCGCTCACAAATGATTGGAACTTTCTATTTGCAAGATGAAAAAGAATTAACTAAACCCGTTATTAAAGTTGGCGACAAAGTCAATAAAGGTGATATTATCGGCTACATTGAAGCAATGAAAGTGATGAATGAAGTTACAGCTGATGAATCTGGAGAAATCCAAGAAATCTTAATTGGCCACGGTGAGAATGTAGAATTTAATCAAGTAATTGTAACTTTAAAATAA
- a CDS encoding acetyl/propionyl/methylcrotonyl-CoA carboxylase subunit alpha, with amino-acid sequence MYRVLVANRGEIAVRIIRALREMGMESVAIYAVGDEDSLHVKLADDAVCIGQPNPLDSYLHIRKILSAAEITNANAIHPGYGFLSESPVFAEKVESEGLYFIGPTKETMKLMGDKITARQTVDQAGVPVIPGSKSSVEDIEEIEKLAEEIGYPLVIKAASGGGGKGIRIVKDESQLERAFKEAKSEGNKYFNDDRVYVEAFIPVAKHVEVQVLGDGQGQYIHLGERDCSVQRKNQKLIEESPCSALSDEKREKICNDAVKVARAAQYRSAGTIEFLVTEDAYYFIEMNARIQVEHTVTEMRTDIDLVRQQLLIMKNGQLDLKQEDISFKGHVIEARINAEDPEKGFRPTPGTVQRLHFPHGFNIRVDSLLYSGYTVSSYYDSLVAKVIVKGEFRQHAIEKLKVTLDELVIDGFKTTADFLYALLSYPPYFEGDAKEVDIKFLDRHNIFKEVTENEN; translated from the coding sequence ATGTATCGTGTACTAGTTGCAAATAGAGGAGAAATAGCGGTCCGGATTATAAGAGCGCTTAGAGAAATGGGTATGGAGTCTGTCGCGATTTATGCCGTTGGCGATGAAGATAGTTTGCATGTCAAACTCGCTGATGACGCCGTCTGTATCGGACAGCCTAATCCACTTGATAGTTATTTGCATATTCGTAAAATCTTGTCAGCTGCAGAAATTACAAATGCAAATGCAATTCATCCAGGTTATGGTTTCTTATCTGAAAGCCCAGTTTTTGCTGAAAAAGTAGAAAGCGAAGGCCTCTATTTTATTGGCCCTACTAAAGAAACGATGAAATTAATGGGAGATAAAATTACTGCGAGACAAACCGTTGACCAAGCAGGCGTACCAGTCATTCCCGGGTCAAAATCATCTGTAGAGGATATCGAAGAAATTGAAAAACTTGCAGAAGAGATTGGCTATCCACTTGTTATTAAAGCGGCGAGTGGCGGAGGCGGTAAAGGCATTCGCATTGTTAAAGACGAATCTCAATTAGAACGCGCATTTAAAGAAGCCAAAAGTGAAGGTAATAAATATTTTAATGATGATCGTGTTTATGTTGAGGCATTTATCCCTGTAGCAAAACATGTTGAAGTTCAAGTTTTGGGTGACGGACAAGGACAGTATATCCATTTAGGTGAGAGAGATTGCTCTGTACAAAGAAAAAACCAAAAACTGATTGAAGAATCGCCATGTAGCGCTTTAAGTGATGAAAAAAGAGAAAAGATTTGTAATGATGCTGTCAAAGTCGCTCGAGCAGCTCAATATAGAAGTGCAGGAACGATTGAGTTTCTTGTTACAGAAGACGCTTATTACTTTATTGAAATGAATGCACGAATTCAAGTCGAGCATACAGTGACTGAAATGCGTACGGATATTGATCTAGTTCGTCAACAATTATTAATCATGAAGAACGGTCAACTCGATTTAAAACAGGAAGATATTTCTTTTAAAGGTCATGTCATAGAAGCACGAATTAATGCTGAAGATCCTGAAAAAGGCTTCCGTCCGACACCGGGTACAGTTCAACGCCTTCATTTCCCTCATGGCTTCAATATACGAGTTGACTCGCTTTTATACAGCGGTTATACTGTATCTTCATATTATGATTCACTGGTAGCTAAAGTCATCGTTAAAGGTGAATTTAGACAACATGCGATAGAAAAATTAAAAGTGACATTAGATGAACTCGTTATAGACGGTTTTAAAACGACTGCAGACTTCTTGTATGCTTTACTTTCGTATCCGCCATATTTTGAAGGTGATGCGAAAGAAGTAGATATTAAATTTTTAGATCGTCACAACATTTTTAAGGAGGTCACTGAAAATGAAAATTGA
- the pxpA gene encoding 5-oxoprolinase subunit PxpA, with protein MKIDLNCDLGESFGNYKIGNDQSVIPLITSANIACGFHAGDENVMAETVKLAKQNHVGVGAHPGFPDLQGFGRRNLDMSLKEIFNMVVYQVGALKAFCDIQGVKLNHVKPHGALYQMASRDAEIAKAIASAIYEIDPKLYLMGLSNSILIDEGRKQGLNVASEVFADRRYENDGQLVSRKKEGAVIEDSHEAIEQVLQMVKEGTVKTISGEMIDIKADTICVHGDGAHALEFVKQIRSHLSEENVDIRTLGG; from the coding sequence ATGAAAATTGACTTAAACTGTGATTTAGGTGAAAGTTTCGGTAATTATAAAATTGGTAACGACCAGTCTGTCATACCATTGATAACATCTGCAAATATTGCATGTGGGTTTCACGCAGGTGATGAAAATGTAATGGCAGAAACAGTTAAACTTGCCAAACAAAATCATGTGGGTGTTGGGGCACATCCAGGTTTTCCTGACTTACAAGGTTTTGGTCGCCGAAACTTAGACATGTCATTAAAGGAAATTTTTAATATGGTAGTCTATCAAGTCGGTGCCTTAAAAGCATTTTGTGACATTCAAGGCGTCAAACTCAATCATGTGAAACCGCACGGGGCCTTATATCAAATGGCTTCTAGAGATGCAGAAATCGCTAAGGCGATTGCCTCTGCAATCTATGAAATAGACCCTAAATTATATTTAATGGGTCTTTCTAATTCTATTTTGATTGATGAGGGAAGAAAGCAAGGATTAAATGTGGCTTCTGAAGTTTTTGCTGATCGCAGATATGAAAATGATGGCCAATTAGTGAGTCGTAAAAAGGAAGGAGCCGTCATTGAAGATTCGCATGAAGCAATTGAACAAGTTTTACAAATGGTTAAAGAAGGTACTGTAAAAACGATTTCAGGTGAAATGATAGATATCAAAGCAGATACTATTTGTGTACATGGAGACGGAGCACATGCACTGGAATTCGTTAAACAAATTCGATCGCATCTATCAGAAGAAAATGTTGATATCCGTACATTAGGGGGTTAA